A window from Culex pipiens pallens isolate TS chromosome 3, TS_CPP_V2, whole genome shotgun sequence encodes these proteins:
- the LOC120413791 gene encoding E3 ubiquitin-protein ligase RNF180-like: protein MLIKCRKCSNPLAAIDDAHVLAVHSRREFAADSLPACPTERDNAEVFLHEDHLPGWMNAEIEQTQWTRGKLKCTKCGQKVGSFDFVSGVRCKCPVGGSVLPAVHLVRSKVDLRKSVG from the coding sequence ATGCTGATCAAGTGCCGCAAGTGCTCGAACCCGCTCGCCGCCATCGACGACGCCCACGTGCTGGCGGTCCATTCGAGGCGCGAGTTCGCCGCGGATTCGCTGCCGGCGTGCCCCACCGAGCGGGACAATGCGGAAGTTTTCCTGCACGAGGACCACCTGCCGGGCTGGATGAACGCGGAAATCGAGCAGACCCAGTGGACGCGGGGAAAGCTCAAGTGCACCAAGTGCGGCCAGAAGGTCGGCTCGTTCGACTTTGTTTCGGGCGTGCGGTGCAAGTGCCCCGTGGGTGGGAGTGTCCTTCCGGCGGTGCATTTGGTGCGGAGTAAGGTCGATTTGCGGAAGAGTGTCGGATAG
- the LOC120413789 gene encoding protein krueppel yields MASSQLQIRPPMGLLTTVADLPPSYKVRYIAVANNATTKLTAESPLDLTVKQSFGAITPPLTPSPLKKRYREDNDENRDGNHQRAKQIKVEVEPVKEATPVKPVKSEGAKVGQKSSKNPAGVAGPVSKERRTKAARKLKFDEETTSPVSGTVIISLEEVINGDIPRESGDIDPQFNLVEISDEVRAELATIPNVIGAYNCKLCRLEFDDAFGLAQHRCACIVLLEYRCPECSKRFNCPANLASHRRWHKPRDQVAKKGDGDKAGEDPECKYRCEQCNKSFKRPAYLKKHQLTHNKTKVNKPKHNQSSAETSEISAATINTVSSFRSISGSEESNHSNSSNTVYVNHMTELPQTVFTVVASEPPLRSDLVQQYQSSSSQQSTSDEDDDDDDDYEERALVINEDYQQEEMDAIRSAYCDRFTEEENLAAAALAHLRNGPSVIRHTTALVV; encoded by the coding sequence ATGGCTTCATCGCAGCTCCAAATCCGCCCGCCAATGGGCCTCCTGACGACGGTGGCCGACCTGCCGCCAAGCTACAAGGTGCGTTATATAGCCGTGGCCAACAACGCCACGACTAAGCTTACCGCCGAGTCGCCACTGGATTTGACGGTGAAGCAGAGCTTCGGTGCGATTACGCCTCCGTTGACGCCGTCGCCGTTGAAGAAGCGTTACCGCGAGGACAACGACGAGAACCGCGATGGGAATCATCAGCGCGCCAAGCAGATTAAGGTGGAAGTGGAGCCGGTCAAGGAAGCCACACCGGTTAAACCAGTTAAGAGTGAAGGCGCGAAGGTGGGTCAGAAGAGTTCAAAGAACCCGGCTGGGGTGGCGGGTCCGGTTTCGAAGGAACGCCGTACGAAGGCAGCCCGGAAGTTGAAGTTTGACGAGGAGACGACGTCGCCAGTGTCGGGCACGGTGATTATTTCGCTCGAGGAAGTGATCAACGGGGACATCCCACGGGAATCGGGTGACATCGATCCGCAGTTTAATTTGGTGGAGATCTCCGACGAGGTACGCGCCGAACTGGCTACGATCCCGAACGTGATCGGCGCGTACAACTGCAAGCTTTGCCGGTTGGAGTTCGACGATGCCTTCGGACTGGCTCAGCATCGTTGTGCGTGCATTGTTCTGCTCGAGTACCGCTGTCCCGAGTGTAGCAAGCGGTTCAACTGCCCGGCGAACCTGGCCTCGCACCGCCGCTGGCACAAACCCCGCGATCAGGTCGCCAAGAAGGGCGACGGCGACAAAGCCGGCGAAGATCCCGAGTGCAAGTACCGCTGCGAACAGTGCAACAAATCGTTCAAACGGCCGGCCTACCTGAAAAAACACCAACTTACGCATAACAAAACGAAAGtcaacaagcccaaacataATCAATCAAGTGCCGAAACAAGTGAAATCAGCGCAGCAACAATCAACACCGTGTCCAGCTTCCGCAGCATCAGCGGCAGCGAAGAATCGAACCACTCGAATAGCAGCAATACCGTCTACGTGAACCACATGACCGAGCTACCACAAACCGTGTTCACCGTGGTGGCCAGCGAACCACCGCTCCGAAGTGACCTCGTGCAGCAGTATCAGTCCAGTTCTTCGCAGCAATCGACCAgcgacgaggacgacgacgacgacgacgattacgAGGAACGTGCCTTGGTCATCAACGAAGACTACCAGCAGGAGGAAATGGACGCCATCCGGTCGGCGTACTGTGACCGCTTCACGGAGGAGGAGAACCTCGCCGCAGCGGCGCTGGCCCACCTGCGGAACGGACCATCGGTCATTCGGCACACCACCGCTTTGGTTGTCTAG